The Lentzea guizhouensis genome contains a region encoding:
- the leuA gene encoding 2-isopropylmalate synthase, with the protein MSTADAYTSGTSRIRQPARPAPASQPSWNPQLGSSMPFHRYRPFHEVVEVIDVPDRTWPTKRAEKAPLWCAVDLRDGNQALIDPMSPARKRKMFDLLVRMGFKEIEVGFPAASQTDFDFVREIIEDGAIPDDVTIQVLTQCREELIARTFESLRGANKAIVHFYNSTSILQRRVVFRSDREGIKKIAVDAAEFAKSQEAGYPETDFRYEYSPESYTGTELSYALEVCNAVTAVIQPTPEKPLIINLPATVEMATPNVYADSIEWMSRNLDSRESIILSLHPHNDRGTGVAAAELGYLAGADRIEGCLFGNGERTGNVCLVTLAMNMFSQGIDPQIDFSDIDEVRRTVEYCNQLPVAERHPYGGDLVFTAFSGSHQDAIKKGLEALEADAKDAGQHVDEYPWEVPYLPIDPKDVGRNYEAVIRVNSQSGKGGVAYLMKQEHHLDLPRRLQIEFSKVIQEVTDTQGGEIGPKEMWDAFAEEYLHGKVPLHLLRHRASSDGSGHEEITAVLLIDGDEHEITGSGNGPIAAFVDALASMGYDVRVMDYAEHALSAGDDARAAAYVECAVGDRVLWGVGIDSSTVAASFRAIVSAVNRANR; encoded by the coding sequence ATGTCTACCGCTGACGCCTACACCTCCGGCACCAGCCGCATCCGCCAGCCCGCGCGCCCGGCCCCGGCCTCCCAGCCTTCCTGGAACCCCCAGCTGGGCAGCAGCATGCCGTTCCACCGCTACCGCCCGTTCCACGAGGTGGTGGAGGTCATCGACGTCCCCGACCGCACCTGGCCCACCAAGCGCGCCGAAAAGGCCCCCCTGTGGTGCGCGGTCGACCTGCGCGACGGCAACCAGGCCCTGATCGACCCGATGTCCCCCGCGCGCAAGCGCAAGATGTTCGACCTGCTGGTCCGCATGGGCTTCAAGGAGATCGAGGTCGGCTTCCCGGCCGCGTCCCAGACCGACTTCGACTTCGTCCGCGAGATCATCGAGGACGGCGCGATCCCGGACGACGTGACGATCCAGGTGCTGACGCAGTGCCGTGAGGAGCTGATCGCGAGGACGTTCGAGTCGCTGCGGGGCGCGAACAAGGCGATCGTGCACTTCTACAACTCGACCTCGATCCTGCAGCGCCGGGTCGTGTTCCGCAGCGACCGCGAGGGCATCAAGAAGATCGCCGTCGACGCCGCGGAGTTCGCCAAGAGCCAGGAAGCCGGCTACCCCGAGACCGACTTCCGGTACGAGTACTCGCCCGAGTCCTACACCGGCACCGAGCTCAGCTACGCGCTGGAGGTCTGCAACGCGGTCACCGCGGTCATCCAGCCGACGCCGGAGAAGCCGCTGATCATCAACCTGCCCGCCACCGTCGAGATGGCCACGCCGAACGTCTACGCGGACAGCATCGAGTGGATGTCGCGGAACCTGGACAGCCGCGAGTCGATCATCCTGAGCCTGCACCCGCACAACGACCGCGGCACGGGCGTCGCCGCGGCGGAGCTCGGGTACCTGGCCGGGGCCGACCGGATCGAGGGGTGCCTGTTCGGCAACGGGGAGCGGACCGGCAACGTGTGCCTGGTGACGCTGGCGATGAACATGTTCAGCCAGGGCATCGACCCGCAGATCGACTTCAGCGACATCGACGAGGTGCGCAGGACCGTCGAGTACTGCAACCAGCTGCCGGTCGCCGAGCGGCACCCGTACGGCGGTGACCTGGTGTTCACCGCGTTCTCGGGCAGCCACCAAGACGCGATCAAGAAGGGTCTCGAGGCGCTGGAGGCCGACGCGAAGGACGCGGGCCAGCACGTCGACGAGTACCCGTGGGAGGTCCCGTACCTGCCGATCGACCCGAAGGACGTGGGCCGCAACTACGAGGCCGTCATCCGGGTCAACTCGCAGTCCGGCAAGGGTGGCGTCGCCTACCTGATGAAGCAGGAGCACCACCTGGACCTGCCGCGGCGGCTGCAGATCGAGTTCTCGAAGGTGATCCAGGAGGTCACCGACACGCAGGGCGGCGAGATCGGCCCGAAGGAGATGTGGGACGCCTTCGCCGAGGAGTACCTGCACGGCAAGGTGCCGCTGCACCTGCTGCGGCACCGGGCGTCGTCGGACGGCAGCGGGCACGAGGAGATCACCGCCGTGCTGCTGATCGACGGTGACGAGCACGAGATCACCGGGTCCGGCAACGGGCCGATCGCGGCGTTCGTCGACGCGCTCGCCTCCATGGGGTACGACGTGCGGGTCATGGACTACGCCGAGCACGCGCTGTCCGCCGGTGACGACGCTCGTGCGGCCGCCTACGTCGAGTGCGCCGTGGGCGACCGCGTGCTGTGGGGCGTGGGCATCGACTCCTCCACCGTCGCCGCGTCGTTCCGCGCGATCGTGTCGGCCGTGAACAGGGCCAACCGCTAG
- a CDS encoding TolB family protein — MVRFLIVLAAVVVLGAGATAYALRSPEKASVEVEAGPVELAPGRLVFVDDVSGKVASVPLGAPAGPRRVSSLSCKRFFTAARQGLCLADGSGPLPGAVAVFVDQGLGEQRRVEVAGVPNRAKLSASGRMASWTTFVTGDSYAQSGTFSTRTAIYDEQTEEYSSNVEGLRVEGMRMSDDMNFWGVTFTPDDRTFYATMSTAGKTYLIQGDAVDSTAKTLRENAECPSLSPDGKRVAFKKRVAGDGARPWRQHVLDLATMVETPLAETRGIDDQVVWLDNDTIAYGLPGEGIWAVPANGEGAPRQLVPHASSPSVVS; from the coding sequence GTGGTGAGGTTCCTGATCGTGCTGGCGGCCGTGGTCGTGCTGGGGGCCGGTGCCACGGCCTACGCGCTGCGGTCGCCGGAGAAGGCGTCCGTCGAGGTGGAGGCGGGGCCGGTCGAGCTGGCTCCCGGCCGCTTGGTCTTCGTGGACGACGTCAGCGGCAAGGTGGCCTCGGTGCCGCTGGGCGCGCCCGCCGGTCCGCGCCGGGTCAGTTCGTTGTCCTGCAAGCGGTTCTTCACCGCCGCGCGGCAGGGGCTGTGCCTGGCGGACGGGTCGGGGCCACTTCCGGGCGCGGTCGCGGTGTTCGTCGACCAGGGGCTGGGGGAGCAGCGCCGGGTGGAGGTCGCGGGCGTGCCGAACCGCGCCAAGCTCTCGGCGTCCGGGCGGATGGCGTCGTGGACGACGTTCGTGACCGGGGACTCGTACGCGCAGTCCGGCACGTTCTCGACCCGCACCGCGATCTACGACGAGCAGACGGAGGAGTACTCCAGCAACGTCGAGGGGTTGCGGGTCGAAGGCATGCGGATGAGCGACGACATGAACTTCTGGGGCGTCACGTTCACCCCGGACGACCGCACCTTCTACGCCACCATGAGCACGGCGGGCAAGACGTACCTGATCCAGGGCGACGCCGTGGACTCGACCGCGAAGACGCTGCGGGAGAACGCCGAATGCCCGTCGCTGTCACCCGACGGCAAGCGGGTCGCGTTCAAGAAGCGGGTGGCCGGCGACGGCGCGCGGCCGTGGCGGCAGCACGTGCTGGACCTCGCCACGATGGTGGAGACACCCCTGGCCGAGACGCGCGGCATCGACGACCAGGTCGTGTGGCTGGACAACGACACCATCGCCTACGGCCTGCCGGGAGAGGGCATCTGGGCCGTGCCGGCGAACGGGGAGGGCGCGCCGCGGCAGCTGGTGCCGCACGCGTCCTCCCCGTCCGTGGTGTCCTAG
- a CDS encoding MFS transporter → MYIATARQAPAAGGTGRIAANVLALGAVSLLTDVSSEMVTAILPLYLVLGLGFSPLQFGVLDGIYTGVTALVRVVGGHAADRWQRRKLVAGLGYGISALGKLGLLAAGTSATAMGLVLAGDRTGKGLRTAPRDALITLSSEPSALGRAFGVHRAMDTVGAFLGPLVAFCLLWTLPARYDVVFVVSFCFAALGFLVLVLFVRDHRDVLPRVAVSLRNAFGLLRSRPFRRVCLVACGLGLLTLGDGFIYLLLQKQLDVEVAYIALLPLGTAGVYLLAAVPVGALADRVGRWRIFLAGHLALLGAYALFLGTSGIALLVGVLLLHGLFYACTDGVLMAVAGPMVPEELRTSGLALLQTGQVLARAFSSVLFGAMWTWFAW, encoded by the coding sequence GTGTACATCGCAACTGCTCGACAAGCCCCAGCCGCGGGCGGGACCGGCAGGATCGCGGCGAACGTGCTCGCACTGGGCGCGGTTTCCCTGCTCACCGACGTCTCCTCGGAGATGGTCACGGCGATCCTGCCGCTCTACCTCGTGCTGGGGCTGGGGTTCTCCCCGCTGCAGTTCGGTGTGCTCGACGGCATCTACACCGGTGTGACAGCGCTGGTGCGCGTTGTCGGCGGTCATGCGGCTGACCGCTGGCAACGCCGCAAGCTCGTGGCCGGGCTCGGGTACGGGATCTCGGCGCTGGGCAAGCTCGGCCTGCTCGCCGCCGGGACCTCGGCCACGGCGATGGGGCTCGTGCTGGCCGGTGACCGGACCGGCAAGGGCCTGCGCACGGCACCGCGGGACGCGCTGATCACGTTGAGCAGCGAGCCCTCGGCGCTCGGGCGTGCCTTCGGTGTCCACCGTGCCATGGACACCGTGGGCGCGTTCCTCGGTCCGCTGGTGGCGTTCTGCCTGCTGTGGACGTTGCCGGCGCGCTACGACGTGGTGTTCGTCGTCAGCTTCTGCTTCGCCGCACTGGGTTTCCTGGTGCTCGTGCTGTTCGTCCGCGACCACCGCGACGTGCTGCCACGCGTCGCGGTGTCGCTGCGGAACGCCTTCGGGCTGTTGCGGTCCAGGCCGTTCCGGCGGGTCTGCCTGGTCGCGTGCGGGCTCGGGCTGCTGACGCTCGGCGACGGGTTCATCTACCTGTTGCTGCAGAAGCAGCTCGACGTCGAGGTCGCCTACATCGCGTTGCTGCCTCTCGGCACGGCCGGCGTGTACCTGCTGGCAGCCGTGCCGGTGGGGGCGCTCGCCGACCGGGTAGGGAGGTGGCGGATCTTCCTGGCCGGCCACCTCGCGCTGCTCGGTGCGTACGCGTTGTTCCTCGGCACGTCCGGAATCGCGCTGCTGGTCGGGGTTCTGCTGCTGCACGGGCTGTTCTACGCGTGCACGGACGGCGTGCTGATGGCCGTGGCCGGGCCGATGGTCCCCGAGGAGCTGCGCACGTCGGGTTTGGCCTTGCTGCAGACCGGACAGGTGCTGGCCCGTGCGTTTTCCTCCGTGCTGTTCGGTGCGATGTGGACGTGGTTCGCGTGGTGA
- a CDS encoding discoidin domain-containing protein: MIRKHTRTGVAVVVLALVIPPLAASGPAQAADSLLSANKPTTVSSVEAETFGGANAVDGDPTTRWASLEGVDPQWIAVDLGGNATISKVKLTWEVAHASEYKIQTSSDGSSWSTKKTLTGQNGGVDETALTTSGRYVRIYGTKRGTTYGYSLYELEVYGSIANGDTVPPTAPSGLTGTGTTSSSVGLRWTAATDNVGVTGYEVLRNGSVVGRPTGTTFTDTGLASGTAFTYTVRARDAAGNLGPVSNALQVTTQPAGPGDTITVVVAGDIASLTNSEHYETAKLIDQIKPNHILTVGDNQYDSGTLTEFRNHYDKSWGRYKSITHPATGNHEWEDNLNGYKAYFGAQAYPNGKPYYSWEAGEFHFVSFDSQKLYDSGSDSTQLNWLKDDLAANTKPCVVGYWHHPRFNSGQYGDKSVMSPLWNTFADAKADLVLNGHDHHYERLKPLSKSGSVDTTNGMRAAIVGIGGDYLYKDVKPRTGVESWFADTHGVMKLTLTGRSYSWEVIDTAGRVRDKAGPYPCR; the protein is encoded by the coding sequence GTGATCAGAAAGCACACCAGAACCGGTGTTGCCGTCGTGGTGTTGGCCCTGGTGATACCCCCTCTGGCGGCGTCAGGACCGGCGCAGGCGGCCGACTCCCTGCTCTCCGCCAACAAGCCCACCACCGTCTCCTCGGTCGAAGCGGAGACCTTCGGTGGTGCCAACGCCGTCGACGGAGATCCGACCACTCGCTGGGCGAGCCTCGAAGGCGTCGACCCGCAGTGGATCGCCGTCGACCTCGGTGGCAACGCCACGATCTCCAAGGTCAAGCTCACCTGGGAGGTCGCGCACGCCAGCGAGTACAAGATCCAGACGTCGAGCGACGGCTCGTCGTGGAGCACCAAGAAGACCCTGACCGGGCAGAACGGTGGCGTCGACGAGACGGCGCTGACCACGTCCGGGCGCTACGTGCGGATCTACGGCACGAAGCGCGGAACCACGTACGGCTACTCGCTGTACGAGCTCGAGGTCTACGGCAGCATCGCGAACGGCGACACCGTGCCGCCGACCGCACCGTCCGGACTGACCGGCACCGGCACCACGTCCAGCTCGGTCGGTCTGCGGTGGACGGCCGCCACCGACAACGTCGGCGTGACCGGCTACGAGGTGCTGCGCAACGGCAGCGTCGTCGGCAGGCCCACCGGCACGACGTTCACCGACACCGGGCTGGCCTCCGGCACGGCGTTCACCTACACCGTCCGCGCTCGCGACGCCGCCGGCAACCTCGGCCCCGTGAGCAACGCGCTGCAGGTGACCACCCAACCGGCCGGGCCCGGCGACACCATCACGGTCGTCGTCGCCGGTGACATCGCGTCGCTCACGAACTCCGAGCACTACGAGACCGCGAAGCTCATCGACCAGATCAAGCCGAACCACATCCTCACGGTCGGCGACAACCAGTACGACAGCGGCACGCTCACCGAGTTCCGCAACCACTACGACAAGTCGTGGGGCCGCTACAAGAGCATCACCCACCCCGCGACCGGCAACCACGAGTGGGAGGACAACCTCAACGGCTACAAGGCGTACTTCGGCGCGCAGGCCTACCCCAACGGCAAGCCGTACTACAGCTGGGAAGCCGGCGAGTTCCACTTCGTCTCGTTCGACTCGCAGAAGCTCTACGACAGCGGCAGCGACTCGACGCAGCTCAACTGGCTGAAGGACGACCTGGCCGCGAACACCAAGCCGTGCGTCGTCGGCTACTGGCACCACCCGCGGTTCAACTCCGGCCAGTACGGCGACAAGTCCGTGATGTCGCCGCTGTGGAACACGTTCGCCGACGCCAAGGCCGACCTCGTGCTCAACGGTCACGACCACCACTACGAGCGGCTGAAGCCGTTGAGCAAGAGCGGTTCGGTCGACACGACCAACGGCATGCGCGCGGCGATCGTCGGCATCGGCGGCGACTACCTCTACAAGGACGTCAAGCCGCGCACCGGTGTCGAGAGCTGGTTCGCCGACACGCACGGCGTCATGAAGCTCACCCTGACCGGCCGCTCCTACTCGTGGGAGGTCATCGACACGGCCGGGCGGGTGCGCGACAAGGCAGGCCCCTACCCCTGCCGCTGA
- a CDS encoding TetR/AcrR family transcriptional regulator, with protein sequence MDSRAAILGRAAEIASVDGLEGVTIGRLAVELGMSKSGVFSHFGSKEELQLAAVHTASEIFAREVVVAGGSLLDLSDRWLDYSKRRVFPGGCFFVVTRSEFAARPGRVRDALMLFNLRWVSLLERLCGDAQMAFEVDALLAAADRFAVLYDDASAYERVRLALRARHTMPIGTEISIATARDSSIASQASSTI encoded by the coding sequence GTGGACAGTCGTGCGGCGATCCTGGGCAGGGCGGCGGAGATCGCGTCCGTCGACGGGCTCGAAGGGGTCACGATCGGGCGGCTCGCGGTCGAGCTCGGCATGAGCAAGAGCGGGGTGTTCTCGCACTTCGGCTCCAAGGAGGAGCTGCAGCTGGCGGCCGTGCACACGGCGTCGGAGATCTTCGCGCGCGAGGTCGTGGTGGCCGGTGGGTCGCTGCTGGACCTGAGCGACCGGTGGCTCGACTACTCGAAGCGCCGGGTCTTCCCCGGCGGCTGCTTCTTCGTGGTGACGCGCTCGGAGTTCGCGGCCCGCCCCGGCCGCGTGCGCGATGCGCTGATGTTGTTCAACCTGCGCTGGGTCTCACTGCTGGAACGCCTGTGCGGTGACGCGCAGATGGCGTTCGAGGTGGACGCGCTGCTGGCGGCCGCGGACCGGTTCGCGGTGCTCTACGACGACGCGTCGGCGTACGAGAGGGTGCGGTTGGCGTTGCGGGCACGCCACACCATGCCGATCGGCACCGAGATCAGCATCGCCACCGCGAGGGACAGCAGCATCGCCAGCCAGGCCTCGTCCACGATCTGA
- a CDS encoding ABC transporter ATP-binding protein, with the protein MSETLVSVQDMKVHFPIKRGVFFDRTVGHVYAVDGVDLEIRRGETYGLVGESGCGKSTLGRAMLRLNEPTAGKMVFDGQDFSGLKGEELRKMRRRIQMVFQDPLSSLDPRQSVESILVEGLRAHGLDKGKEETAKRLRELLTAVGLPHTALRKYPHEFSGGQRQRIGIARALALEPDLIVADEPVSALDVSVQAQVVNLLEELQEQFGLTYLVIAHDLAVVKHISDRVGVMYLGGLVEEADSEDLYAEPLHPYTRALLSAIPVPDPVVEDRRERILLAGDLPSPANPPTGCRFHTRCPWRQATKCDTERPALRELKPGHKVACHWAEQIRSGEIQPHEVKPILVEEGDGLSPDVPLVGPASVTEALNP; encoded by the coding sequence ATGAGCGAGACCCTGGTGTCCGTGCAGGACATGAAGGTGCATTTCCCGATCAAGCGCGGCGTCTTCTTCGACCGCACGGTCGGCCACGTCTACGCGGTCGACGGCGTGGACCTGGAGATCCGGCGCGGCGAGACCTACGGCCTGGTCGGCGAGTCCGGCTGCGGCAAGTCCACCCTCGGGCGGGCGATGCTGCGGCTGAACGAGCCGACCGCGGGCAAGATGGTCTTCGACGGGCAGGACTTCTCCGGTCTGAAGGGCGAGGAGCTGCGCAAGATGCGGCGCCGGATCCAGATGGTGTTCCAGGACCCGCTGTCCTCGCTCGACCCGCGCCAGTCCGTGGAGTCGATCCTGGTCGAGGGCCTGCGGGCGCACGGCCTGGACAAGGGCAAGGAGGAGACCGCCAAGCGGCTGCGCGAGCTGCTCACCGCCGTCGGTCTGCCGCACACCGCGTTGCGCAAGTACCCGCACGAGTTCTCCGGTGGTCAGCGCCAGCGCATCGGCATCGCGCGGGCACTGGCGCTGGAGCCGGACCTGATCGTCGCCGACGAGCCGGTGTCCGCGCTGGACGTGTCGGTGCAGGCGCAGGTCGTGAACCTGCTGGAGGAGCTGCAGGAGCAGTTCGGCCTGACCTACCTGGTGATCGCGCACGACCTCGCCGTCGTGAAGCACATCTCCGACCGGGTCGGCGTGATGTACCTGGGCGGGCTGGTCGAGGAGGCCGACTCCGAGGACCTCTACGCCGAGCCGCTGCACCCGTACACGCGGGCGCTGCTGTCGGCGATCCCGGTGCCCGACCCGGTGGTCGAGGACCGGCGGGAACGGATCCTGCTCGCGGGCGACCTCCCGTCGCCCGCGAACCCGCCCACCGGCTGCCGGTTCCACACCCGGTGCCCGTGGCGGCAGGCCACGAAGTGCGACACGGAACGTCCGGCGCTGCGCGAGCTCAAGCCCGGCCACAAGGTCGCGTGCCACTGGGCCGAGCAGATCCGCTCCGGTGAGATCCAGCCGCACGAGGTCAAGCCGATCCTGGTGGAGGAGGGCGACGGCCTCTCCCCGGACGTCCCCCTCGTGGGCCCGGCCTCGGTCACCGAGGCGCTCAACCCGTAG
- a CDS encoding ABC transporter ATP-binding protein has translation MALLEVRDLTVVFQRRGEEPFHAVDGVSFDVEPGQTVGLVGESGCGKSVTSLAIMGLLPKRGAKVTGTVSYDGTDLLKLSDREMRDRRGRELGMVFQDPLSSLNPVVPIGLQVTEVLERHRGLARKEAMIEAKDLLDKVGIPDPDRRLKEYPHQLSGGMRQRALIAIALACRPKLLIADEPTTALDVTIQAQILTLMKELVQDLGTALVMITHDLGVVAGLCDEVNVLYGGKVVEKAMRHKLFAEPRHPYTHGLLASIPRLDAARHSKLTPIKGSVADNIPWTSACAFAPRCPNALDICRTQTPAEVDKLGRLLRCHNPVVPGTPAAEEVSV, from the coding sequence GTGGCACTGCTCGAAGTACGTGACCTCACCGTCGTGTTCCAGCGCAGGGGCGAGGAACCGTTCCACGCGGTCGACGGCGTCAGCTTCGACGTCGAGCCCGGTCAGACCGTCGGCCTGGTCGGCGAGTCGGGCTGCGGCAAGTCGGTGACCTCGCTGGCGATCATGGGTCTGCTGCCCAAGCGCGGCGCCAAGGTCACCGGCACCGTCTCCTACGACGGCACCGACCTGCTCAAGCTCTCCGACCGGGAGATGCGCGACCGCCGCGGCCGCGAGCTCGGCATGGTCTTCCAGGACCCGCTGTCGTCGCTCAACCCCGTCGTCCCGATCGGCCTGCAGGTCACCGAGGTGCTCGAACGGCACCGCGGCCTGGCCCGCAAGGAGGCCATGATCGAGGCGAAGGACCTGCTGGACAAGGTCGGCATCCCGGACCCGGACCGGCGGCTCAAGGAGTACCCGCACCAGCTCTCCGGCGGCATGCGGCAGCGCGCGCTCATCGCGATCGCGCTGGCGTGCCGGCCGAAGCTGCTGATCGCGGACGAGCCGACGACGGCGCTGGACGTGACCATCCAGGCCCAGATCCTCACGCTGATGAAGGAACTGGTGCAGGACCTCGGCACCGCGCTCGTGATGATCACCCACGACCTGGGTGTCGTCGCCGGCCTGTGCGACGAGGTCAACGTGCTGTACGGCGGCAAGGTGGTCGAGAAGGCCATGCGGCACAAGCTCTTCGCCGAGCCGCGCCACCCGTACACGCACGGCTTGCTCGCGTCGATCCCGCGCCTGGACGCGGCGCGTCACTCGAAGCTGACGCCGATCAAGGGCTCGGTCGCCGACAACATCCCGTGGACGAGCGCCTGCGCGTTCGCCCCGCGGTGCCCGAACGCGCTGGACATCTGCCGCACGCAGACGCCTGCGGAGGTCGACAAGCTCGGTCGCCTGCTCCGCTGCCACAACCCGGTGGTCCCGGGAACCCCGGCCGCCGAGGAGGTGTCGGTATGA
- a CDS encoding ABC transporter permease — protein sequence MTKKEKIDGLAESAGTSLAASAWKRLRRSPVFLTGAVITGLFIVLSLLSPWLAPHDPSEPMLIDQVVKARNEIPQAQPGHPLGGDLQGRDFLSRLLVGSQQTLVVGVGATLIGLTGGLILGTLAGAIGGWVDSLVMRMVDVMLSLPSLLLAFSIAAMFARPSQFTLILAVAIVQIPVFARLLRGSMLAQRHSDHVLAATALGVKKGAIVFRHMLPNSLSPVIVQSTLVLATAIIEAAALSFLGLGNPDDRVPEWGQMLSDVQKVFDTHPHLAAWPAICIIVVALGFTLMGETLREALDPKNRR from the coding sequence GTGACCAAGAAGGAAAAGATCGACGGCCTCGCCGAGTCCGCGGGCACCTCGCTCGCGGCCAGCGCGTGGAAGAGGCTGCGCCGCAGCCCGGTGTTCCTCACCGGCGCGGTCATCACCGGCCTGTTCATCGTGCTCTCGCTGCTGTCGCCGTGGCTCGCGCCGCACGACCCGTCCGAGCCGATGCTCATCGACCAGGTCGTCAAGGCGCGCAACGAGATCCCGCAAGCGCAGCCGGGCCACCCGCTCGGCGGTGACCTGCAGGGCCGTGACTTCCTGTCGCGTCTGCTGGTCGGCTCGCAGCAGACGCTGGTCGTCGGTGTCGGCGCGACGCTCATCGGCCTGACCGGCGGGTTGATCCTCGGTACGCTCGCGGGCGCGATCGGCGGCTGGGTCGACTCGCTGGTCATGCGCATGGTCGACGTCATGCTCTCGCTGCCGTCGCTGCTGCTCGCGTTCTCGATCGCGGCGATGTTCGCCCGGCCGAGCCAGTTCACCCTGATCCTCGCGGTCGCGATCGTGCAGATCCCGGTGTTCGCCCGGTTGCTGCGCGGTTCGATGCTGGCGCAACGGCACAGCGACCACGTGCTGGCGGCCACCGCGCTGGGCGTGAAGAAGGGCGCGATCGTGTTCCGGCACATGCTGCCGAACTCGCTCAGCCCGGTGATCGTGCAGTCCACGCTGGTGCTGGCCACCGCGATCATCGAGGCGGCGGCGCTGTCGTTCCTCGGCCTCGGCAACCCGGACGACCGGGTCCCGGAGTGGGGGCAGATGCTCAGCGATGTGCAGAAGGTGTTCGACACCCATCCGCACCTCGCCGCCTGGCCCGCCATCTGCATCATCGTCGTCGCGCTCGGCTTCACGCTGATGGGCGAGACGCTGCGCGAAGCCCTCGACCCGAAGAACAGGCGGTGA
- a CDS encoding ABC transporter permease: MLRYTIRRLIQLVGVVLVLSLLLFAWLRLLPGGPVSALLGDRSTPEKAAELTKQLGLDQPIFVQYFKFLGRAATGDFGTSTGVQPGDSALDIFLQRFPATIELSFFAIVIAIAVGVPLGYLAAKRRGGWFDNLSVIGSLIGVAVPVFFLAYLLKDVASSALGLPSSGRQDAIDATRVTGFFTLDGIITGEWDATFNALEHLILPAIALATIPFAVIFRITRAAVLDVLDEDFVRTAESKGLTAPVIRRRHVLRNAMLPVVTTIGLQTGALLSGAVLTEKVFSFAGVGEALAIGFERRDYPVLLLLIIMAAIVYVVVNLLVDLSYALIDPRIRTR, encoded by the coding sequence GTGCTCCGCTACACCATTCGACGGCTGATCCAGCTGGTCGGCGTGGTGCTGGTGCTCTCGCTGCTGCTCTTCGCGTGGTTGCGACTTCTCCCAGGAGGGCCGGTTTCGGCCCTCCTGGGAGATCGCTCTACGCCGGAGAAGGCAGCGGAGCTCACCAAGCAGCTCGGCCTCGACCAGCCGATCTTCGTCCAGTACTTCAAGTTCCTCGGTCGCGCCGCGACCGGTGACTTCGGCACCTCCACCGGTGTCCAGCCCGGTGACTCCGCGCTCGACATCTTCCTCCAGCGGTTCCCGGCGACGATCGAGCTCAGCTTCTTCGCGATCGTCATCGCGATCGCGGTCGGCGTCCCGCTCGGCTACCTCGCGGCGAAGCGCCGCGGCGGCTGGTTCGACAACCTGAGCGTCATCGGTTCGCTCATCGGTGTCGCGGTGCCGGTGTTCTTCCTGGCCTACCTGCTCAAGGACGTTGCCTCGTCCGCGCTGGGCCTGCCGTCCAGCGGCAGGCAGGACGCCATCGACGCCACCCGTGTCACCGGGTTCTTCACCCTCGACGGGATCATCACCGGCGAGTGGGACGCGACCTTCAACGCGCTGGAACACCTGATCCTGCCGGCGATCGCGCTCGCCACGATCCCGTTCGCGGTGATCTTCCGGATCACCCGTGCGGCCGTGCTCGACGTGCTCGACGAGGACTTCGTGCGCACCGCCGAGTCGAAGGGCCTCACCGCACCGGTGATCCGCCGCCGGCACGTCCTGCGCAACGCGATGCTCCCGGTCGTCACGACGATCGGCCTGCAGACCGGTGCGCTGCTCTCCGGCGCGGTGCTCACCGAGAAGGTGTTCTCGTTCGCCGGTGTCGGCGAGGCGCTCGCGATCGGGTTCGAACGGCGTGACTACCCGGTGCTGCTGTTGCTGATCATCATGGCCGCGATCGTCTACGTCGTGGTCAACCTGCTGGTCGACCTCTCGTACGCGCTCATCGACCCGCGCATCAGGACGAGGTGA